A genomic region of uncultured Paludibaculum sp. contains the following coding sequences:
- a CDS encoding penicillin acylase family protein, which yields MSRILRAVNALILLVVLGAIGGVFWWVWLPTPKTSGEIQAPTAKPVRIARDGLGIPHIFAENIDDAIFAQGFATAQDRLWQMDTLRRLAAGELSEIIGKPGLELDRKSRRLRMRQIAQGWMKNLPAKDRAVLAAYARGVNHYIETNRGRWSPEFALLGYQPRPWLISDSLLCALQMHRTLSGHWEQDLLKARMLAHGDRDKVEFLFPDRIGDEPMPGSNAWAISGARTTTGKPVLANDPHLEWTLPSTWYEIQLQAPGMNVVGVSLPGVPAVVIGHNDKIAWGITALQFDNQDLYVENIDVRTGVFTYKGQSGQAHREVELIAVKGGRPVEEVIYSTIHGPIIQSEGGVQLSLRWAAATNGPFEFPLLDLDRARNWTEFRAALSKLAAPNVNVMYADTDGNIGWQVVGRLPIRKGFRGDVPLNGSSGMEEWAGYIPFDQLPSYFNPKSGLLVSANQNGFPADTPYQVNGFFASTQRARQIEALLRSRPKWRPEEMLRIQTDIYASNLKYLADQAVRAVEKRGDQNEFARAGVQMLKNWNGQMNKDSAAPVLASLLFQHLRRSMADRAAPKESADYKPYIAHSVVEKLVATRPKGWFNDYDLWLATSLADAVEEGRRMQGRNLAKWRYGTMNQLRLIHPVANMIPFVSSFYNVGTVPMDGSGSTIKATTERLGPSMRFVADTSNWDASLMNLTVGESGHFFSWHYKDQWEHYYNGQSFPLEFGRTKAKGTLTLRP from the coding sequence ATGTCGCGAATCCTGCGTGCCGTGAATGCCCTGATCCTACTGGTGGTTCTGGGGGCGATTGGAGGCGTGTTCTGGTGGGTCTGGCTGCCGACTCCGAAAACTTCCGGGGAGATTCAGGCCCCCACGGCCAAGCCCGTTCGCATCGCGCGCGACGGGTTGGGGATCCCCCACATCTTCGCTGAGAACATAGACGACGCCATCTTCGCGCAGGGATTCGCCACGGCGCAGGACAGGCTCTGGCAGATGGACACACTGCGCCGCCTGGCGGCCGGCGAACTAAGTGAAATTATCGGCAAACCCGGACTGGAGCTCGATCGCAAATCGCGGCGGCTGCGTATGCGCCAGATCGCCCAAGGGTGGATGAAGAACCTGCCCGCGAAGGACCGCGCCGTGCTGGCCGCCTATGCGCGCGGCGTGAATCACTACATCGAAACCAATCGCGGCCGCTGGTCGCCCGAGTTCGCGCTGCTGGGTTACCAGCCTCGTCCCTGGCTCATCTCCGACTCACTGCTGTGTGCTCTCCAGATGCACCGCACCCTCAGCGGCCATTGGGAGCAGGATCTGCTGAAGGCGCGAATGCTTGCCCATGGCGATCGTGACAAGGTGGAATTCCTGTTTCCCGACCGCATTGGCGACGAACCGATGCCCGGCTCGAACGCCTGGGCCATCTCCGGCGCGCGCACCACGACGGGCAAACCCGTGCTTGCCAACGATCCGCACCTCGAATGGACGCTGCCTTCCACCTGGTATGAGATTCAGCTCCAGGCTCCCGGCATGAATGTGGTGGGCGTCTCGCTGCCTGGCGTGCCGGCCGTGGTCATCGGCCATAACGACAAGATCGCGTGGGGTATCACGGCTCTGCAGTTCGACAACCAGGATCTGTACGTCGAGAACATCGACGTGCGCACCGGCGTCTTCACCTACAAGGGCCAATCCGGGCAGGCGCACCGGGAAGTGGAACTGATCGCCGTGAAGGGAGGCAGGCCCGTCGAGGAGGTGATCTATTCGACCATCCACGGGCCTATCATCCAATCGGAGGGCGGTGTCCAGTTGTCATTGCGCTGGGCGGCGGCCACGAATGGGCCCTTTGAGTTTCCTCTGCTCGACCTGGACCGCGCGCGAAACTGGACGGAGTTCCGGGCCGCGCTCAGCAAACTCGCCGCACCGAACGTCAACGTGATGTATGCCGACACCGATGGCAATATCGGCTGGCAGGTGGTGGGCCGGTTGCCTATCCGGAAAGGCTTCCGCGGAGATGTGCCCTTAAACGGCTCGTCAGGCATGGAAGAGTGGGCGGGCTATATCCCGTTTGACCAATTGCCCTCCTATTTCAACCCGAAGTCGGGCCTGCTGGTCAGTGCTAATCAGAACGGCTTCCCAGCGGACACGCCCTATCAGGTGAATGGCTTCTTCGCCTCCACGCAGCGCGCGCGGCAGATCGAGGCGCTGCTGCGCTCCAGGCCCAAGTGGAGGCCCGAGGAGATGCTGCGCATCCAGACGGACATCTATGCCAGCAATCTGAAGTATCTCGCCGATCAGGCCGTACGCGCGGTGGAGAAGCGCGGCGACCAGAACGAATTCGCCCGCGCCGGCGTACAGATGCTGAAGAACTGGAATGGACAGATGAACAAAGACTCGGCGGCGCCGGTGCTGGCGTCCCTGCTGTTTCAGCACCTGCGGCGCTCGATGGCCGACCGGGCGGCACCCAAGGAGTCGGCGGACTACAAGCCCTATATCGCGCACAGTGTCGTGGAAAAGCTTGTGGCAACGCGCCCCAAAGGCTGGTTCAACGACTACGATCTGTGGCTGGCCACCTCCCTGGCCGACGCAGTGGAAGAGGGCCGGCGAATGCAGGGCAGGAACCTGGCCAAATGGCGCTACGGCACGATGAATCAGCTCAGACTGATCCATCCGGTGGCGAACATGATCCCGTTCGTGTCTTCGTTCTACAACGTGGGCACCGTGCCGATGGACGGCTCCGGTTCGACAATCAAGGCCACAACGGAACGGCTGGGGCCCTCGATGCGATTCGTTGCCGACACCAGCAACTGGGATGCGAGCCTCATGAACCTCACGGTGGGGGAAAGCGGCCACTTCTTCAGTTGGCACTACAAAGACCAGTGGGAACACTACTACAACGGCCAGAGCTTCCCGTTGGAGTTTGGACGAACGAAGGCGAAGGGCACACTCACACTGCGGCCTTGA
- a CDS encoding hemolysin family protein, translating into MEDYSASYGYRLMLMFIIIGVNGFFAAAETALVSVRPSRLRQMADQGVVGAHAAMSLLANPERLLSVSQVGLTLASLALGWLGEETLESMFSSLFSAVRTPATHAVIHVVSLVCAFAVMTFTHVVFGEVVPKNLAIDKSDRLAVIVAPVLLVFYKLVEPFVWVIERASGIFSRMIGVHGHQHGAHSPEELKFVVSASHTAGHLTEFEQEAISRIIDLQEVSVRQVMVPRNQLVTVDIDADIDEVLQLMSGSRYSRLPVCQKSLENPIGFVHVKDVLDFWAQRRKSNSRRRAVEPFKLSRIVRKAPIVPESRALHQVLDDLREKHAHVALVVDEFGTVSGLVSIEDVFEQIFGEIEDEFDLQTPPPLPEEDEDFEVDGATSLLDLETQYGVVVPQGDAYETVAGYLLFRLGRIPSVGDATEYDGRRYIVTQMDFNRIVRVRIDRLGTEESISS; encoded by the coding sequence ATGGAAGATTATTCCGCCAGCTACGGCTACCGGTTGATGTTGATGTTCATCATCATCGGCGTCAACGGATTCTTTGCGGCCGCCGAGACGGCGCTGGTTTCCGTGCGTCCCTCCCGGTTGCGCCAGATGGCCGACCAGGGCGTGGTGGGCGCGCACGCCGCCATGTCGTTGTTGGCGAATCCCGAGCGTCTGCTTTCCGTCAGCCAGGTGGGCCTGACGCTGGCCAGCCTGGCCTTGGGCTGGCTGGGCGAGGAAACACTCGAAAGCATGTTCTCCTCGCTGTTCTCCGCCGTGCGGACGCCAGCTACGCACGCCGTGATTCATGTAGTAAGCCTGGTTTGTGCGTTTGCGGTCATGACGTTTACTCATGTGGTGTTCGGCGAAGTAGTGCCGAAAAACCTCGCGATCGACAAGTCAGACCGGCTCGCTGTGATCGTTGCCCCCGTGCTGCTGGTGTTCTACAAACTCGTGGAGCCCTTTGTCTGGGTGATCGAACGCGCGTCGGGCATCTTTTCGCGAATGATCGGCGTGCACGGGCATCAGCACGGCGCGCATTCGCCCGAAGAGCTGAAGTTCGTGGTGTCGGCCAGCCATACAGCCGGTCATCTGACCGAATTTGAGCAGGAGGCAATCAGCCGCATCATCGATCTGCAGGAAGTGAGTGTGCGCCAGGTGATGGTGCCGCGCAATCAGTTGGTGACCGTCGACATCGATGCCGATATCGACGAGGTTCTGCAGTTGATGAGCGGCAGCCGCTATTCCCGCTTGCCGGTCTGCCAGAAATCGCTGGAAAACCCCATCGGCTTCGTCCATGTGAAGGACGTGCTGGATTTCTGGGCGCAAAGGCGCAAGTCGAACTCCCGCCGCCGGGCCGTGGAGCCGTTCAAGTTGAGCCGGATCGTCCGCAAGGCGCCCATCGTGCCCGAGTCGCGGGCACTGCACCAGGTGCTTGACGACCTTCGCGAAAAGCATGCCCACGTGGCCCTTGTGGTGGACGAATTCGGCACTGTCAGCGGCCTGGTCTCCATTGAGGATGTCTTCGAGCAGATCTTTGGCGAGATTGAGGACGAGTTCGATCTCCAGACTCCGCCGCCGCTGCCGGAGGAGGACGAAGATTTCGAGGTCGATGGCGCGACGAGCCTGCTTGATCTGGAAACTCAATATGGCGTTGTGGTTCCGCAGGGCGATGCCTACGAGACCGTGGCCGGCTACCTCCTGTTCCGGCTGGGGCGGATCCCTTCGGTGGGCGACGCCACCGAGTACGATGGCCGCCGGTACATCGTCACCCAGATGGATTTCAACCGCATTGTCCGCGTACGCATCGATCGATTGGGTACGGAAGAGTCCATATCTTCGTAA